The genomic segment CTTGGCCACCCGGGCCGAGAGCTCGGGGGCGATGCCGGCGAACGTCGAGCCCAGGCGCATCGCGATGGGCGCGACGTCGATCTCGCCCTTGTCGGCCGTGATGGCCCGCACCACCGCGGCGGCGACCTGCTCCGGGGTGCTCGTGCCCACGCCCCTGGGCAGCTTGGCGCCCGACTCGTGGAACATGCCGGCGTCGCGGATGAAGCCCGGGAACACGACGCTGACGCCCACGCCGCGCGGGGCCAGGTCGCCGCGCAGCCCTTGGCCGAAGCCGCGCAGCCCGAACTTCGTGGCGCTGTAGATCGCGCTGCCGGGCTGGCTGCTCTTGCCCGACAGGGAGGAGATGAGCACGATGTGGCCGCGCCCGCGCCCCGCCATCCGCTCCCCGAGCACGCGCGACAGGATCATCGGCGCGCGCAGGTTGACCTCCAGCGCGGCGTCGATCTGGTCGGTGCGGAAGTCC from the Baekduia soli genome contains:
- a CDS encoding SDR family NAD(P)-dependent oxidoreductase, giving the protein MELRGSSVLLTGATGGIGHAIARRLGAEGAALLLTGRRADVLEPLAAEVGGRATAVDLGQRDAVDRLLEEAGDVDVLVANAALPASGNVLDFRTDQIDAALEVNLRAPMILSRVLGERMAGRGRGHIVLISSLSGKSSQPGSAIYSATKFGLRGFGQGLRGDLAPRGVGVSVVFPGFIRDAGMFHESGAKLPRGVGTSTPEQVAAAVVRAITADKGEIDVAPIAMRLGSTFAGIAPELSARVAKRLGGEEIAAQMVRGQADKR